The proteins below come from a single Aegilops tauschii subsp. strangulata cultivar AL8/78 chromosome 6, Aet v6.0, whole genome shotgun sequence genomic window:
- the LOC109765354 gene encoding probable methyltransferase PMT16 codes for MGVRSAATKLHIPPTHSAARRSFFLPLAAVALLCSASYLLGAWHHGGGFSPSSPSRSVTIATDISCTTTTLTPSTTTTTTTTAQSLDFSAHHAAAVDAVAARAASSASSAPRRYPACPAEYSEYTPCEDVKRSLRYPRDRLVYRERHCPSGRERLRCLVPAPAGYRNPFPWPASRDVAWFANVPHKELTVEKAVQNWIRVDGDKLRFPGGGTMFPHGADAYIDDIGKLIPLHDGSIRTALDTGCGVASWGAYLLSRDILAMSFAPRDSHEAQVQFALERGVPAMIGVLASNRLTYPARAFDMAHCSRCLIPWHLYDGLYLIEVDRVLRPGGYWILSGPPINWKKYWKGWERSKEDLNAEQEAIEAVARSLCWKKIKEAGDIAVWQKPANHAGCKASRKAAKSPPFCSKKNADAAWYDKMEACVTPLPEVSDASEVAGGAVKKWPQRLTAVPPRVSRGTVKGVTAKAFQQDTELWKKRVRHYKAVINQFEQKGRYRNVLDMNARLGGFAAALASYPQWVMNMVPTVANSSALGVVYERGLIGSYQDWCEGTSTYPRTYDLIHADSVFTLYKNRCEMDTILLEMDRVLRPEGTVIIRDDVDMLVKVKSVADGMRWDSQIVDHEDGPLVREKILLVAKTYWTAKNQ; via the exons ATGGGGGTCCGCTCGGCGGCCACGAAGCTGCACATCCCCCCGACCCACTCCGCCGCCCGGCGCTCCTTCTTCCTGcccctcgccgccgtcgccctccTCTGCTCCGCCTCCTACCTCCTGGGCGCCTGGCACCACGGCGGCGGCTTCTCCCCTTCCTCCCCCTCCCGCTCCGTCACCATTGCCACCGACATCTCCTGCACCACCACCACCCTCAccccctccaccaccaccaccaccaccaccaccgctcAGTCCCTCGACTTCTCCGCGCACCACGCGGCGGCGGTCGACGCCGTGGCGGCCAGGGCCGCGTCCTCCGCGTCCTCGGCGCCGCGGAGGTACCCGGCGTGCCCGGCCGAGTACTCGGAGTACACGCCGTGCGAGGACGTGAAGCGGTCGCTGCGGTACCCGCGGGACCGGCTGGTGTACCGGGAGCGGCACTGCCCCTCGGGGCGCGAGCGGCTGCGGTGCCTGGTGCCGGCGCCGGCCGGGTACCGCAACCCGTTCCCGTGGCCGGCCAGCCGCGACGTCGCCTGGTTCGCCAACGTGCCGCACAAGGAGCTCACCGTGGAGAAGGCGGTGCAGAACTGGATCCGCGTGGACGGGGACAAGCTCCGGTTCCCCGGCGGCGGGACCATGTTCCCGCACGGCGCCGACGCCTACATCGACGACATTGGGAAGCTCATCCCGCTCCACGACGGCTCCATCCGCACCGCGCTCGACACCGGCTGCGGG GTGGCGAGCTGGGGCGCGTACCTGCTCTCCCGGGACATCCTGGCCATGTCCTTCGCGCCGCGGGACTCGCACGAGGCGCAGGTGCAGTTCGCGCTGGAGCGCGGCGTCCCCGCCATGATCGGCGTCCTCGCCTCCAACCGCCTCACCTACCCAGCCCGCGCCTTCGACATGGCGCACTGCTCCCGCTGCCTCATCCCCTGGCACCTCTACG ATGGATTGTACCTGATCGAGGTCGACCGTGTCCTGCGCCCCGGCGGCTACTGGATCCTGTCCGGCCCGCCCATCAACTGGAAGAAGTACTGGAAGGGGTGGGAGAGGAGCAAGGAGGACCTCAACGCCGAGCAGGAGGCGATCGAGGCGGTCGCCCGGAGCCTCTGCTGGAAGAAGATCAAGGAGGCCGGCGACATCGCCGTCTGGCAGAAACCCGCCAACCACGCCGGCTGCAAGGCCTCCCGCAAGGCCGCCAAGTCCCCGCCCTTCTGCTCCAAGAAGAATGCCGACGCAGCATG GTACGACAAGATGGAGGCCTGCGTGACGCCGCTGCCGGAGGTCTCGGACGCGAGCGAGGTGGCCGGCGGCGCGGTGAAGAAATGGCCGCAGAGGCTCACGGCCGTGCCGCCCAGGGTCTCCCGGGGCACGGTCAAGGGCGTGACGGCCAAGGCGTTCCAGCAGGACACGGAGCTGTGGAAGAAGCGGGTCCGCCACTACAAGGCGGTGATCAACCAGTTCGAGCAGAAAGGACGGTACCGGAACGTGCTCGACATGAACGCCCGCCTCGGCGGCTTCGCGGCGGCGCTGGCGAGTTACCCGCAGTGGGTCATGAACATGGTCCCGACCGTGGCCAACTCCAGCGCACTCGGGGTGGTCTACGAGCGCGGCCTCATCGGAAGCTACCAGGACTG GTGCGAGGGCACGTCCACCTATCCGCGGACCTACGATCTCATCCACGCCGACTCGGTGTTCACTCTGTACAAGAACAG GTGTGAGATGGACACCATTCTGCTGGAGATGGACAGGGTCCTGAGGCCCGAGGGCACGGTGATCATCAGAGACGACGTGGACATGCTGGTGAAGGTCAAGAGCGTCGCCGACGGGATGAGGTGGGACAGCCAGATCGTCGACCACGAAGACGGCCCGCTCGTCCGGGAGAAGATCCTCCTGGTTGCCAAGACGTATTGGACTGCCAAGAACCAATAG